Proteins from a single region of Nocardioides anomalus:
- a CDS encoding DUF5926 family protein gives MAKKSRTKTREAHAPGEVGPRQPCPCGSGKRYKACHGAEGGAAVYVARPFEGLPSECDIVALRELVPAATAPLTVEGTDRPVTLCTLLPMAAPAMYRDSGQVWLGLQVQHNFGDPSRDLAAALQLALAADEPGVIGLTDPPGEGPRLQDLVADDALTITVHDGFDFWVADVENKDDVAAALEQANAAANPTARLTQVEAAYWTNVGTKEHLRWVMPEPEDQLLDALARLHAAGDDVIVDGARLVGMFRAHGLLAPVWDLPVGTGPEPLEDPAAEFKARLDTALASDEPLTADERSARSGLANRQVTIR, from the coding sequence ATGGCGAAGAAGTCCCGCACCAAGACCCGTGAGGCGCACGCACCCGGCGAGGTCGGGCCGCGCCAGCCGTGCCCGTGCGGCTCGGGCAAGCGCTACAAGGCCTGTCACGGCGCCGAGGGCGGGGCGGCGGTGTACGTCGCGCGGCCGTTCGAGGGGCTGCCGTCGGAGTGCGACATCGTGGCGCTGCGCGAGCTGGTGCCGGCCGCCACCGCGCCGCTGACGGTCGAGGGCACCGACCGCCCGGTGACGCTGTGCACCCTGCTGCCGATGGCGGCGCCGGCGATGTACCGCGACTCCGGGCAGGTCTGGCTCGGCCTGCAGGTCCAGCACAACTTCGGCGACCCCTCGCGCGACCTGGCCGCCGCGCTGCAGCTCGCGCTGGCGGCCGACGAGCCCGGGGTCATCGGCCTGACCGACCCGCCCGGCGAGGGCCCGCGCCTGCAGGACCTGGTCGCCGACGACGCGCTCACGATCACCGTCCACGACGGCTTCGACTTCTGGGTCGCCGACGTGGAGAACAAGGACGACGTGGCCGCCGCGCTCGAGCAGGCCAACGCCGCGGCCAACCCGACGGCGCGCCTGACGCAGGTCGAGGCGGCGTACTGGACCAACGTGGGGACCAAGGAGCACCTGCGCTGGGTCATGCCCGAGCCCGAGGACCAGCTCCTCGACGCGCTGGCCCGGCTGCACGCGGCCGGCGACGACGTCATCGTCGACGGCGCCCGGCTGGTCGGCATGTTCCGCGCCCACGGGCTGCTCGCCCCCGTGTGGGACCTCCCCGTCGGCACCGGTCCCGAGCCGCTCGAGGACCCGGCCGCGGAGTTCAAGGCCAGGCTCGACACCGCGCTGGCCTCCGACGAGCCGCTCACCGCCGACGAGCGGTCCGCGCGCTCCGGGCTGGCCAACCGGCAGGTCACCATCCGGTGA
- a CDS encoding alpha/beta fold hydrolase, whose product MTLHRQRYGAGPRPALAVHGITASSAAWAAVGAALPEEWSLVAVDLRGRGHSRDLPSSTGLQSHVDDLVPVAEELAAGGPVPLVGHSMGAYVAVHLAHERPDLFSRVVLVDGGVALPLPADADPDAVLAATLGPALERLSRSCPTVEAYVDVFRAHPALGPHWSTVVEGYARYDALETPDGVRSRCDEESVRADGRDLLVSGAVFDSELRSVGVPVTILAAPGGMLGEPPGLLPVAALTAYDEVPGIDVEVVPDTNHYTIVFAPAAAARVAAVVSGGAA is encoded by the coding sequence GTGACCCTGCACCGCCAGCGGTACGGCGCCGGCCCGCGGCCGGCGCTGGCCGTGCACGGCATCACCGCCTCCAGCGCGGCCTGGGCCGCGGTCGGTGCCGCGCTGCCGGAGGAGTGGAGCCTGGTCGCGGTCGACCTGCGCGGGCGCGGCCACTCGCGCGACCTGCCGTCCTCGACCGGGCTGCAGAGCCACGTCGACGACCTGGTGCCGGTGGCCGAGGAGCTCGCAGCCGGCGGCCCCGTGCCGCTGGTCGGCCACTCGATGGGCGCCTACGTCGCCGTGCACCTCGCGCACGAGCGCCCCGACCTGTTCTCGCGCGTGGTGCTGGTCGACGGAGGAGTGGCGCTCCCGCTGCCGGCCGACGCCGACCCCGACGCGGTGCTGGCGGCCACGCTCGGCCCGGCGCTGGAGCGGCTCAGCCGGAGCTGCCCCACGGTCGAGGCGTACGTCGACGTGTTCCGCGCGCACCCCGCGCTCGGGCCGCACTGGTCGACGGTGGTCGAGGGCTACGCCCGCTACGACGCCCTCGAGACGCCCGACGGCGTCCGGTCGCGCTGCGACGAGGAGTCGGTGCGCGCCGACGGCCGCGACCTGCTGGTCTCCGGCGCCGTCTTCGACTCCGAGCTGCGCTCGGTCGGGGTGCCGGTGACGATCCTGGCGGCGCCGGGCGGGATGCTCGGCGAACCGCCGGGGCTGCTGCCGGTCGCCGCCCTGACGGCGTACGACGAGGTGCCGGGGATCGACGTCGAGGTCGTCCCGGACACCAACCACTACACGATCGTGTTCGCGCCGGCGGCGGCCGCGCGGGTGGCGGCCGTGGTCAGTGGCGGGGCCGCCTGA
- a CDS encoding adenylate/guanylate cyclase domain-containing protein, which translates to MDEPDLSEALDTVERYLLGSAPTLTSVQVSEQAGVPLEVAQELWRLLGFAHQPDDAVAFTEADVQALRYTHDLVQLGILNADRQAALVRTWGRSFARLAEWQTRLLTDVALESDDPVGQVTDLASEVLPRVEALQDYVWRRHLASAGNRLMASDAAGSDTSRLAVVFVDIVGFTSRSKELTDAELVGWIEHFEAECSGLVVDSGGRVIKNIGDEVLYVAEDLRAAAEAALTMTARGADPDDEFPEVRAGLAYGDVVSRLGDVFGPTVNIASRLTSIARPSSVLVDQGAHDALDGEPFELRRLRRTSVKGYAHLQPYVVRRPRH; encoded by the coding sequence GTGGACGAGCCGGACCTGTCCGAGGCCCTCGACACCGTCGAGCGGTACCTCCTCGGCTCTGCACCGACGCTGACCTCCGTCCAGGTCTCCGAGCAGGCGGGCGTGCCCCTCGAGGTCGCCCAGGAGCTCTGGCGGCTGCTCGGCTTCGCCCACCAGCCCGACGACGCGGTCGCCTTCACCGAGGCCGACGTCCAGGCGCTGCGCTACACCCACGACCTGGTCCAGCTCGGCATCCTGAACGCCGATCGCCAGGCCGCGCTCGTGCGGACCTGGGGCCGCAGCTTCGCCCGGCTCGCGGAGTGGCAGACCCGGCTCCTCACCGACGTGGCGCTGGAGAGCGACGACCCGGTCGGGCAGGTCACCGACCTGGCCTCGGAGGTGCTGCCGCGGGTCGAGGCGCTGCAGGACTACGTCTGGCGCCGCCACCTGGCCAGCGCCGGCAACCGGCTCATGGCCAGCGACGCGGCCGGCTCCGACACCTCGCGCCTGGCCGTGGTGTTCGTGGACATCGTGGGCTTCACCTCGCGCTCCAAGGAGCTCACCGACGCCGAGCTGGTCGGCTGGATCGAGCACTTCGAGGCCGAGTGCTCCGGGCTGGTCGTCGACTCCGGCGGTCGGGTCATCAAGAACATCGGCGACGAGGTCCTGTACGTCGCCGAGGACCTGCGCGCCGCGGCCGAGGCGGCCCTGACCATGACCGCCCGGGGCGCCGACCCCGACGACGAGTTCCCCGAGGTGCGCGCCGGGCTGGCCTACGGCGACGTGGTCTCCCGGCTGGGCGACGTGTTCGGCCCGACGGTCAACATCGCGTCCCGGCTCACCTCGATCGCCCGGCCCAGCTCGGTCCTGGTCGACCAGGGCGCGCACGACGCCCTGGACGGCGAGCCGTTCGAGCTGCGCCGGCTGCGGCGCACGTCGGTGAAGGGCTACGCCCACCTGCAGCCGTACGTCGTCAGGCGGCCCCGCCACTGA
- a CDS encoding Crp/Fnr family transcriptional regulator — protein MAETFFSMFTPEEIARISASGRKVRLPEGWAPISERTGADKAYIILNGKVSVRSHGEEVAQLGPGDIVGEAAILNHSLRTATIVALTPLELIHFTQDQLDQLSVEMPAFHEALEKTAAERFPKS, from the coding sequence ATGGCAGAGACCTTCTTCTCGATGTTCACCCCCGAGGAGATCGCCCGCATCAGCGCCTCCGGCCGGAAGGTGAGGCTGCCCGAGGGCTGGGCGCCGATCTCGGAGCGGACCGGCGCCGACAAGGCCTACATCATCCTCAACGGCAAGGTCTCGGTCCGCTCGCACGGCGAGGAGGTGGCCCAGCTCGGCCCGGGCGACATCGTCGGCGAGGCCGCGATCCTCAACCACTCGCTGCGCACGGCGACCATCGTGGCGCTGACCCCGCTGGAACTCATCCACTTCACCCAGGACCAGCTCGACCAGCTCAGCGTGGAGATGCCGGCGTTCCACGAGGCGCTCGAGAAGACCGCGGCGGAGCGGTTCCCGAAGTCCTGA
- a CDS encoding arginine deiminase yields MTDPAPHGADSEVGRLRTVLLHRPGPELKRLTPRNNDKLLFDAIPWVARAQDEHDAFAAALRARDVEVLYLTELLSETLADPDARAHAIEEALRDLDLGDTMRGYLEGLLGDASPEELTTYLTAGIRNDEVRGGFGLVTSLLAFDDFLIDPLPNLLFTRDSSVWVRDQVAITSLAMPARKRETELTELIYTRHPRFVGTPTMHGAHLEHVEGGDVLLLAPGVIAVGCGERTTPAGAERLARQCFDAGLAHTVLAVPIAQERATMHLDTICTLVDVDKMVVYPNVADSLVAYTVKPTGDHEDDGAMVLDVAQAEPFLVAAAKAMGIDTLQQIDTGLDPVTAEREQWDDGNNTLAVAPRVAVAYERNDETNAALEAAGIDVIKIAGSELGSGRGGPRCMSCPISREPLG; encoded by the coding sequence ATGACGGACCCGGCTCCCCACGGCGCGGACAGCGAGGTCGGACGGCTGCGCACCGTGCTGCTGCACCGGCCCGGCCCGGAGCTCAAGCGGCTCACGCCCCGCAACAACGACAAGCTCCTCTTCGACGCCATCCCGTGGGTGGCGCGCGCGCAGGACGAGCACGACGCCTTCGCGGCGGCGCTGCGCGCTCGCGACGTCGAGGTCCTCTACCTCACCGAGCTGCTGTCCGAGACCCTCGCCGACCCCGACGCCCGGGCGCACGCGATCGAGGAGGCCCTGCGCGACCTCGACCTCGGCGACACCATGCGCGGCTACCTCGAGGGGCTGCTCGGGGACGCCTCGCCGGAGGAGCTCACGACGTACCTCACCGCGGGCATCCGCAACGACGAGGTCCGCGGCGGCTTCGGGCTGGTGACCAGCCTGCTGGCCTTCGACGACTTCCTCATCGACCCGCTGCCCAACCTGCTGTTCACCCGCGACTCCAGCGTGTGGGTGCGCGACCAGGTCGCGATCACCAGCCTGGCCATGCCGGCCCGCAAGCGCGAGACCGAGCTGACCGAGCTCATCTACACCCGGCACCCGCGCTTCGTCGGCACGCCCACGATGCACGGCGCCCACCTCGAGCACGTCGAGGGCGGCGACGTGCTGCTGCTCGCGCCCGGCGTCATCGCGGTCGGCTGCGGCGAGCGCACCACGCCGGCCGGCGCCGAGCGCCTGGCCCGCCAGTGTTTCGACGCCGGGCTGGCCCACACCGTGCTCGCCGTGCCCATCGCGCAGGAGCGCGCGACCATGCACCTCGACACCATCTGCACCCTCGTCGACGTGGACAAGATGGTCGTCTACCCCAACGTCGCGGACTCGCTGGTCGCCTACACCGTCAAGCCCACCGGGGACCACGAGGACGACGGGGCGATGGTGCTCGACGTCGCGCAGGCCGAGCCGTTCCTGGTGGCCGCGGCCAAGGCCATGGGCATCGACACCCTCCAGCAGATCGACACCGGCCTGGACCCGGTCACCGCCGAGCGCGAGCAGTGGGACGACGGCAACAACACCCTGGCCGTCGCGCCGCGGGTGGCCGTGGCCTACGAGCGCAACGACGAGACCAACGCCGCGCTCGAGGCGGCCGGCATCGACGTCATCAAGATCGCCGGCTCCGAGCTCGGCTCGGGCCGCGGCGGCCCGCGCTGCATGAGCTGCCCGATCTCGCGGGAGCCGCTGGGGTGA
- a CDS encoding TMEM165/GDT1 family protein: MDLAALALTFGAIFVVELPDKTFLATLVLATKYRPILVWLGVGAAFAVQTTVAVLVGHAASFLPEEVIKVVALVMFLAGAVILVREGRSHQQDSGEEFADEAEPATGFRAVVASFLVLFAAEWGDLSQLLTISLVARYEAPVSVFIGALAALLLVSGLAVVAGRTLMRFVALHVLHYVGAGVCLLLAALTAYELLA; this comes from the coding sequence ATGGACCTCGCCGCCCTCGCCCTCACCTTCGGCGCGATCTTCGTCGTCGAGCTGCCGGACAAGACCTTCCTGGCCACGCTGGTCCTGGCCACCAAGTACCGCCCGATCCTGGTCTGGCTGGGCGTCGGGGCGGCCTTCGCGGTGCAGACCACGGTCGCGGTGCTGGTCGGCCACGCGGCGTCGTTCCTGCCCGAGGAGGTCATCAAGGTCGTCGCCCTGGTGATGTTCCTGGCCGGCGCGGTGATCCTGGTCCGCGAGGGGCGCAGCCACCAGCAGGACTCCGGCGAGGAGTTCGCCGACGAGGCCGAGCCGGCCACCGGCTTCCGCGCCGTCGTGGCGTCCTTCCTCGTCCTCTTCGCCGCCGAGTGGGGCGACCTGTCGCAGCTGCTGACCATCTCGTTGGTGGCGCGCTACGAGGCGCCGGTCAGCGTGTTCATCGGCGCTCTGGCCGCCCTGCTGCTGGTCAGCGGGCTGGCCGTGGTGGCCGGCCGGACCCTGATGCGCTTCGTGGCCCTGCACGTCCTGCACTACGTCGGGGCCGGCGTCTGCCTGCTGCTGGCCGCGCTCACCGCCTACGAGCTGCTGGCCTAG
- the larC gene encoding nickel pincer cofactor biosynthesis protein LarC has protein sequence MTTVWVDASAGASGDMLLGALVGAGVPLEVLQAAIDAVSPEPVRLSTERVTRHGFAATRVHVDVADSAHHRTWRDIRALLPEGTAHDVFARLATAEGAVHGHDPDDVHFHEVGALDAIADVVGVCAGFAHLGATEVVVSPVAVGSGSVRTEHGPLPVPPPAVAELLRGVPSYAGPGTSESCTPTGAALLTTLATAYGGQPAMTTATVGVGAGGRDPESHANVLRLLVGEPSGAAAQLHVLEANVDDLDPRLWPEVLAALLDAGARDAWLTPILMKKGRPAHTVHALVDTELADAARAVLFRETSTIGVRDHAVGRTALDRATTTVAVAGQEVRVKLTAHTAQPEYDDVVRAARALRRPVRDVLAEATALARTTR, from the coding sequence GTGACGACCGTCTGGGTCGACGCCTCGGCCGGGGCGAGCGGCGACATGCTGCTCGGCGCCCTGGTCGGAGCCGGCGTCCCGCTCGAGGTCCTGCAGGCGGCGATCGACGCGGTCAGCCCCGAGCCGGTCCGGCTCAGCACCGAGCGGGTGACCCGGCACGGCTTCGCGGCCACCCGGGTCCACGTCGACGTGGCCGACTCCGCGCACCACCGGACCTGGCGCGACATCCGGGCCCTGCTGCCCGAGGGCACCGCGCACGACGTCTTCGCGCGCCTGGCCACCGCCGAGGGCGCCGTGCACGGACACGACCCCGACGACGTGCACTTCCACGAGGTCGGCGCCCTCGACGCGATCGCCGACGTGGTCGGCGTCTGCGCTGGCTTCGCCCACCTCGGTGCCACCGAGGTCGTGGTCAGCCCGGTCGCGGTCGGCTCCGGCAGCGTGCGGACCGAGCACGGCCCGCTCCCGGTCCCGCCGCCGGCCGTGGCCGAGCTGCTCCGCGGCGTCCCGTCGTACGCCGGACCCGGCACGAGCGAGTCCTGCACCCCGACCGGCGCGGCGCTGCTCACCACCCTCGCCACGGCGTACGGCGGGCAGCCGGCCATGACCACCGCGACTGTCGGCGTCGGCGCGGGCGGGCGCGACCCCGAGAGCCACGCCAACGTGCTCCGGCTCCTGGTCGGCGAGCCGAGCGGGGCGGCCGCACAGCTGCACGTGCTCGAGGCCAACGTCGACGACCTCGACCCGCGGCTGTGGCCCGAGGTCCTCGCCGCGCTGCTCGACGCCGGCGCCCGCGACGCCTGGCTCACGCCGATCCTCATGAAGAAGGGCCGCCCGGCCCACACCGTGCACGCCCTGGTCGACACCGAGCTGGCCGACGCGGCCCGCGCCGTGCTCTTCCGGGAGACCAGCACCATCGGCGTGCGCGACCACGCCGTCGGGCGCACCGCCCTGGACCGCGCGACCACGACCGTCGCGGTCGCCGGCCAGGAGGTCCGCGTCAAGCTCACCGCCCACACGGCTCAGCCGGAGTACGACGACGTCGTGCGCGCGGCCCGCGCCCTGCGCCGTCCGGTCCGCGACGTGCTGGCCGAGGCGACGGCGCTGGCGCGGACCACCCGCTGA
- the larB gene encoding nickel pincer cofactor biosynthesis protein LarB codes for MEQDPRIEDLGFARVDVDRARRTGDAEVVYGAGKTPGQVIAILRTLHATHPDRAVMATRLSEEALAQVATSLPEASVDAVARAVTLGPLPEPRGTVAVVSAGTSDQSVAAEAALSVRVHGGGVDLIEDVGVAGLHRLLAVQDRLEAADCLVVVAGMEGALPSVVGGLTGVPLVAVPTSVGYGASFGGLAALLAMLNSCAPGVTVVNIDNGYGAGVFAARVARAAGR; via the coding sequence GTGGAGCAGGACCCCCGGATCGAGGACCTCGGGTTCGCGCGCGTGGACGTGGACCGCGCGCGCCGGACGGGCGACGCCGAGGTCGTGTACGGCGCGGGCAAGACGCCGGGCCAGGTCATCGCGATCCTGCGGACCCTGCACGCCACGCACCCCGACCGTGCGGTGATGGCCACCCGGCTGTCGGAGGAGGCGCTGGCCCAGGTGGCCACCAGCCTGCCCGAGGCGTCGGTCGACGCGGTGGCCCGCGCGGTCACCCTCGGCCCGCTGCCGGAACCGCGCGGCACGGTGGCCGTGGTCTCCGCCGGCACCAGCGACCAGTCCGTCGCCGCCGAGGCGGCGCTGAGCGTGCGGGTGCACGGCGGCGGCGTGGACCTCATCGAGGACGTCGGCGTCGCTGGGCTGCACCGGCTGCTCGCGGTCCAGGACCGGCTCGAGGCCGCGGACTGCCTGGTCGTCGTGGCCGGCATGGAGGGCGCACTTCCGTCGGTGGTCGGCGGCCTGACCGGCGTACCCCTCGTGGCCGTCCCCACCAGCGTCGGCTACGGCGCGTCCTTCGGCGGCCTCGCGGCCCTGCTGGCCATGCTCAACTCCTGCGCACCCGGGGTGACGGTGGTCAACATCGACAACGGGTACGGCGCGGGGGTCTTCGCCGCCCGCGTGGCGCGCGCCGCGGGCCGGTGA
- a CDS encoding prephenate dehydratase, translating to MTGPRRIAYQGEPGANSHQVCREHYPDLEAVPCASFEDVFAAVEGGEADLAMIPIDNSIAGRVADIHHFLPDSGLHIVAEHFLRIRFHLMGIPGARLEQIHTVHSHVHALGQCRKVIRAHNLTPVISGDTAGAAREVVEAGDPTQGAISPPLAAEIYGLEVLAEDVEDEDHNTTRFVVLSRELVEAPPGHGPVVTSFIFNVRNLPAALYKALGGFATNGVNMTKLESYMVGGEFTATQFLAEVDGHPAHAGLARALEELAFFTTDIKILGVYPADAFRAR from the coding sequence GTGACCGGACCGCGACGCATCGCCTACCAGGGCGAGCCGGGCGCCAACTCCCACCAGGTGTGCCGCGAGCACTACCCGGACCTGGAGGCGGTTCCCTGCGCGTCGTTCGAGGACGTCTTCGCCGCGGTCGAGGGCGGCGAGGCGGACCTCGCGATGATCCCGATCGACAACTCCATCGCGGGCCGGGTGGCCGACATCCACCACTTCCTGCCCGACTCGGGGCTGCACATCGTGGCCGAGCACTTCCTGCGGATCCGGTTCCACCTCATGGGCATCCCCGGCGCCCGGCTCGAGCAGATCCACACCGTGCACAGCCACGTCCACGCGCTCGGCCAGTGCCGCAAGGTCATCCGGGCGCACAACCTCACCCCGGTCATCTCCGGCGACACCGCCGGCGCCGCCCGCGAGGTGGTCGAGGCCGGCGACCCGACCCAGGGCGCGATCTCGCCGCCGCTGGCAGCGGAGATCTACGGCCTCGAGGTGCTGGCCGAGGACGTCGAGGACGAGGACCACAACACCACCCGGTTCGTCGTGCTCTCCCGCGAGCTGGTGGAGGCGCCGCCGGGCCACGGACCGGTCGTCACGTCGTTCATCTTCAACGTGCGCAACCTGCCCGCGGCGCTCTACAAGGCACTCGGCGGCTTCGCCACCAACGGCGTGAACATGACCAAGCTGGAGAGCTACATGGTCGGCGGCGAGTTCACCGCCACCCAGTTCCTCGCCGAGGTCGACGGTCACCCGGCCCACGCCGGCCTGGCCCGCGCGCTCGAGGAGCTGGCCTTCTTCACCACCGACATCAAGATCCTCGGCGTCTACCCCGCCGACGCCTTCCGCGCGCGCTGA
- a CDS encoding DUF4446 family protein: MTFLVVVSLLVALAALAVAGLGLRRPPRGAGDVDALPEDVVGLRQEVAALRAEAAGAVRHLGVVRYDAFAAHGQDVGGRLSWSLALLDDAGDGVVLTAIHGRSEARSYAKSVTGWRSDQPMSPEEEEAVASAKP, from the coding sequence GTGACCTTCCTGGTCGTCGTCTCGCTCCTGGTCGCCCTCGCCGCACTGGCCGTGGCCGGGCTCGGCCTGCGCCGCCCGCCCCGCGGTGCCGGTGACGTCGACGCCCTGCCCGAGGACGTCGTCGGGCTGCGCCAGGAGGTGGCCGCGCTCCGGGCCGAGGCCGCAGGCGCCGTACGCCACCTCGGGGTCGTTCGCTACGACGCCTTCGCCGCCCACGGCCAGGACGTCGGCGGCCGGCTGTCGTGGTCGCTGGCCCTGCTCGACGACGCCGGCGACGGCGTGGTGCTGACCGCGATCCACGGCCGCAGCGAGGCCCGGTCCTACGCCAAGAGCGTGACCGGGTGGCGCTCGGACCAGCCGATGTCGCCCGAGGAGGAGGAGGCCGTGGCCTCCGCCAAGCCGTGA
- a CDS encoding class I SAM-dependent methyltransferase has product MSRAWDDWDGLAEELGTRAVADGEPARWYDELWSAAGRGDVALPWDHTDPNPVLAAFAQPPAPGAGRRAVVVGCGLGADSEHLARLGWETTAFDISPAAVAAVRERYPDSAVDYRVGDLLDLDPDLARGFDLVVEIYTLQALHPSLREAAVTGLHGLLGTGGTALVVQMVRRDDEPRTAEPPWTLTRAEVEALAHDGVRLEALDEVPVEGRAYLLWRAVLSRP; this is encoded by the coding sequence GTGAGCCGCGCCTGGGACGACTGGGACGGCCTGGCCGAGGAGCTCGGCACCCGGGCGGTCGCCGACGGCGAGCCGGCCCGCTGGTACGACGAGCTGTGGTCGGCCGCCGGGCGCGGCGACGTCGCGCTCCCCTGGGACCACACCGACCCGAACCCGGTCCTGGCCGCCTTCGCCCAGCCGCCCGCGCCCGGCGCCGGCCGCCGGGCCGTGGTCGTCGGCTGCGGCCTGGGCGCCGACTCCGAGCACCTGGCCCGCCTCGGCTGGGAGACCACGGCCTTCGACATCTCGCCGGCCGCGGTGGCCGCCGTGCGCGAGCGCTACCCCGACTCGGCCGTCGACTACCGCGTCGGCGACCTGCTCGACCTCGACCCCGACCTGGCCCGCGGCTTCGACCTGGTCGTGGAGATCTACACCCTGCAGGCGCTGCACCCCTCGCTGCGCGAGGCCGCTGTCACCGGCCTGCACGGCCTGCTCGGGACCGGCGGCACGGCACTCGTCGTGCAGATGGTGCGCCGCGACGATGAGCCCCGCACCGCCGAGCCGCCCTGGACGCTCACCCGCGCCGAGGTCGAGGCGCTGGCCCACGACGGCGTACGCCTCGAGGCGCTGGACGAGGTGCCGGTCGAGGGTCGCGCGTACCTGCTGTGGCGAGCGGTGCTCAGCCGCCCGTGA
- a CDS encoding MarR family winged helix-turn-helix transcriptional regulator, whose product MSATVSEVLPSGVDVHAYATLLALADLRPRTQKALAESVSVSRTTLAKVVANLLEDGLVERVPNPEDGRSFLLVRTAEGRRTIERWRAHVEGLESAHGAGFSDEERRELRDHLRVAVDPYLPAGLPDSLLHSTGFLVTRLHALMHARAAEALRDLELEPRDLGTLILLSQERPESQAVLARELGVSQPMVVHIVDALAGAGVAVRVRGPQDRRLNMVELTEHGRVVAKDALERGRAVAREVLGELTSRQRDRLVALLVRLVTGG is encoded by the coding sequence GTGAGCGCGACCGTGTCCGAGGTGCTGCCGTCCGGGGTCGACGTGCACGCCTACGCCACCCTCCTCGCGCTCGCCGACCTGCGCCCGCGCACGCAGAAGGCCCTGGCGGAGTCGGTGTCGGTGAGCCGCACGACCCTGGCCAAGGTGGTCGCGAACCTCCTCGAGGACGGCCTGGTCGAGCGGGTGCCCAACCCGGAGGACGGCCGCTCGTTCCTGCTGGTGCGCACCGCCGAGGGCCGGCGCACGATCGAGCGCTGGCGGGCTCACGTCGAGGGGCTCGAGTCGGCCCACGGAGCCGGGTTCTCGGACGAGGAGCGCCGCGAGCTGCGTGACCACCTGCGAGTGGCCGTCGACCCCTACCTGCCGGCCGGGTTGCCGGACTCCCTGCTCCACAGCACCGGGTTCCTGGTGACCCGGCTGCACGCCCTCATGCACGCGCGGGCCGCGGAGGCGCTGCGGGACCTGGAGCTGGAGCCGCGCGACCTCGGGACGCTGATCCTGCTCTCGCAGGAGCGGCCGGAGTCGCAGGCGGTGCTGGCGCGCGAGCTGGGGGTCAGCCAGCCGATGGTCGTGCACATCGTCGACGCGCTGGCCGGCGCGGGGGTCGCGGTGCGGGTCCGGGGACCTCAGGACCGGCGGCTGAACATGGTCGAGCTGACCGAGCACGGGCGCGTCGTCGCCAAGGACGCGCTCGAGCGGGGACGCGCCGTGGCCCGTGAGGTGCTGGGCGAGCTCACCTCCCGGCAGCGCGACCGGCTGGTGGCGCTGCTGGTCCGGCTGGTCACGGGCGGCTGA